CCCTGGACGCCGCTCAAGAAGCCGCTCTCTGAGTGCAAGGTGACGCTGATCTCGACGGCGGGTATTTTCGTGAAGGACGATGTCTCCTTCGACTATGCGCGCGAGCGCCGCGAGCCCACCTGGGGCGATCCCACCCACCGGGAGATTCCCCGGACGGCGGGGCAGGACGATGTCGAGTACAGCCACATCCACATCGATACCAGCTATCTGGCGAAGGACCGCAACGTCGCCTGGCCGGTGGACATTTTTCTCGACTACGAAAAAGAGGGCGTCATCGGAAGCCTCGCCGATACCCTTTACTCGATCATGGGCTATATCCCGAACTTCAATCCGCTCATCAAGCAGACGGCCCCGCTCATGGCCGAGAAGATGAAGGCGGAAGGGGTGGACGCCGCCTTCATCGTTCCCGTCTGACCGCTCTGCATGCGGTCCGGCGGACTGCTTCAGCGCGAGATCGAAAGGGCGGGCATCTCGACCGTCTCCATCAGCAACAATCCCGATCAGACCGAGCGCCTGTGCGCCCCCCGGGCGGCGTTCATCCAGTATCCCTTCGGCAGGCTCCTCGGGGATGTGGGCGATCGCGCGGGCCAGCGGGCGGTGTGCGATGATTTGATGGAGTTGCTCCAGACGGCGGAGGGCCCGAACACCTACCGCCACCTTCCCTACGCGTGGCACCAATCGCCCGAGGAGACGAAGTGGCATCCCGCCGTGCCCTCGCCCATCGTGGCCGAGCGCCAGCGAATGGAAGCCGAGGGCAAGAACCCGGCGCAAGAATTCCAGAAGCTGTTGCGGGATGAGGACCGCGAGCTGTAGGTCTTAGTCCGAGTACAAGGTGTAGTGCGGTTTTTCGGCCTTCAGCTTGAACTTCTGCCGGCCGATGTCGTGAATCTCCCCTTCGATCTCATCGCCCGACTTGAGGTACTTCCCCCAGACGGCGGCGTTCCCGGCCGGGGAGCCTGTCGCGATGACATCGCCCGGCTGCAGCGTGGCGATGGTGGAGAGGTAGGCGATCTGCTC
Above is a genomic segment from bacterium containing:
- a CDS encoding glycine/sarcosine/betaine reductase selenoprotein B family protein: MLIAKVDGYHFHPGQKERILAQRQGDSSKTPWTPLKKPLSECKVTLISTAGIFVKDDVSFDYARERREPTWGDPTHREIPRTAGQDDVEYSHIHIDTSYLAKDRNVAWPVDIFLDYEKEGVIGSLADTLYSIMGYIPNFNPLIKQTAPLMAEKMKAEGVDAAFIVPV